The following are encoded together in the Anaerostipes caccae L1-92 genome:
- a CDS encoding transglutaminase-like domain-containing protein — protein MKEKIQPYMKYIFLSMIFLGLTDSVFVGFFTRAFQYYLLCAGVAILTVLCVLLERYPKAVFGAVGFAVAAAFFLRSALANGFQVISNRMADAVNQVFDMGFYYYVDIRPEYTRRDSILFILLLFLLGSVVFHYLTKKTKIFAAVVSAVEACLLILTPYSITGPFLLFLCGLTGYVLWTRKKTFSASVISVCLLLGAVAVSGTAGEPAESNPVKETALELVRTLSQGKDYQVAGGIGSGDIGKIGSVAPRGTKLFQVKLSKPETLYLKGFTSGVYEKGMWKKEKKDAKVILGENSLDLPYQFFDLKIPELSLELLDTGLQKKTENAEIRYQKFTDEYYLWPYFSSISPEKGRYYGDYNIKRNGKREKETLTYYPVSLDNILKADGRITDALLDGQTGDVTLEREYFEAMDSYNQYVRSQYLKVPGDLKKKLTKKFPELLQVVSMRKKTGMIQTLLRENYQYTSDSGTTPEGKDPIWYFLNENKKGYCTQYASAAVMMFRSAGIPSRYVEGYRIDERKFKRDHTAQVTDFYAHAWPEIYVENVGWVPVEVTNTRNLLSEQDQTERDASYTEHGKDSFLKKNLVLQSLAALLLSFFVIVTIVKITAEIIRYRNWRKSTNKEKVIVYQNLINSLTEGKKLDEKYVLTLEKVRKISEKGRFSQHEITDEELRYVKRFVDILKKKI, from the coding sequence ATGAAGGAAAAAATTCAACCATATATGAAATATATATTTCTGAGCATGATATTTCTTGGCTTGACAGACAGTGTGTTTGTCGGGTTTTTTACGAGAGCCTTTCAATATTATCTGCTTTGTGCCGGTGTGGCGATCCTGACAGTGCTCTGCGTTTTGTTAGAAAGGTATCCGAAAGCCGTCTTCGGCGCAGTCGGCTTTGCGGTAGCGGCTGCATTTTTTTTAAGGAGCGCTCTTGCCAATGGATTTCAGGTGATCAGCAACCGGATGGCCGATGCAGTAAATCAAGTGTTTGATATGGGATTTTATTATTACGTGGATATCCGGCCTGAGTATACGCGGCGGGACAGTATCCTCTTTATCCTGCTTTTATTCCTGCTGGGCAGTGTGGTATTTCATTATCTGACGAAGAAGACGAAGATCTTTGCGGCAGTGGTATCTGCCGTCGAAGCCTGTCTGCTGATCCTGACTCCGTACTCTATCACGGGACCGTTTCTGCTGTTTTTATGCGGATTGACTGGCTATGTCCTTTGGACACGCAAAAAGACATTCAGCGCATCGGTCATATCCGTATGCCTTCTTCTGGGGGCTGTCGCAGTATCCGGAACTGCCGGAGAGCCTGCAGAAAGCAATCCGGTGAAGGAGACGGCACTGGAACTTGTAAGGACGCTGTCACAGGGCAAAGATTATCAGGTGGCAGGAGGGATCGGAAGCGGCGATATCGGAAAGATCGGTTCCGTGGCACCCAGGGGAACGAAGCTGTTTCAAGTAAAGCTTTCAAAACCGGAGACGCTGTATCTGAAGGGATTCACAAGCGGTGTTTATGAAAAAGGAATGTGGAAAAAGGAAAAGAAAGACGCAAAGGTGATTCTGGGAGAGAACAGCCTGGATCTGCCCTACCAGTTTTTTGATCTGAAGATTCCTGAGCTCAGCCTTGAACTTTTAGATACCGGTCTTCAGAAAAAAACGGAAAATGCAGAGATCCGCTATCAGAAATTTACGGATGAATATTATCTTTGGCCTTATTTCAGCAGTATTTCTCCGGAAAAGGGGAGATACTACGGAGATTACAATATAAAAAGGAACGGAAAGAGGGAAAAGGAAACGCTTACATACTATCCTGTATCCTTAGACAATATCCTGAAGGCAGACGGGAGGATCACCGATGCCCTTCTGGACGGACAGACCGGGGATGTAACTTTGGAAAGGGAATATTTTGAGGCGATGGATTCCTACAATCAATATGTCAGGAGCCAATATTTGAAGGTTCCCGGAGATTTAAAGAAGAAGCTTACAAAGAAATTTCCGGAACTGCTGCAGGTGGTCTCCATGAGGAAAAAGACCGGGATGATTCAGACACTTTTGAGAGAGAACTATCAGTATACAAGCGACTCCGGAACTACCCCGGAGGGGAAAGATCCCATCTGGTATTTTCTGAATGAGAATAAAAAAGGCTACTGTACGCAGTATGCCTCCGCTGCGGTCATGATGTTCCGTTCTGCGGGGATTCCTTCCAGATATGTGGAGGGATATCGGATTGATGAAAGGAAGTTTAAGAGGGATCATACGGCCCAGGTTACGGATTTTTATGCTCACGCATGGCCCGAAATATACGTAGAGAATGTGGGGTGGGTTCCGGTGGAAGTGACCAATACCCGGAATCTGCTGTCCGAACAGGATCAGACAGAGAGGGATGCATCATACACAGAACACGGGAAGGATTCCTTTTTGAAAAAAAATCTGGTTCTTCAGAGCCTGGCTGCACTGCTCTTATCTTTTTTCGTAATTGTTACAATTGTTAAGATTACGGCAGAAATTATCCGGTACAGAAACTGGAGAAAGAGCACGAACAAGGAGAAAGTCATAGTTTATCAAAATTTAATAAATTCTCTGACAGAAGGCAAGAAGCTGGACGAAAAATATGTCCTGACTCTCGAAAAAGTGCGTAAAATCTCGGAAAAAGGCAGATTCAGCCAGCATGAAATCACTGACGAAGAACTAAGATATGTGAAGAGATTTGTCGATATATTAAAGAAAAAAATATAA
- a CDS encoding DUF58 domain-containing protein, which produces MIIGIIILSVIYVILYQNIIGGCLLASLFVLVLFSWWNVRRKTSKLKIEVSLDRKAASRKEEIHLKGIFEGIRCLDAAECEVTYQVRYWLMGRKKVIKERFEYSGKESEGFLIPLKFDHCDEVHITVAKIKMRDMTGLFWADKFVKVKAGVLIMPDAYPLGRMSDQSVEAKTMDPYEYDGLKEYRPGDKGSRIHWKLLAGKNLLMVKDTEEEREEKLLIFLSLPERGEAYDDFFAVFFSVSKFFLEQGMPQTIYWGTKEYYLERYQQYEELFGEMFASDFDGNFENREYEGIHIYMRETEPDLIYVETESETNTVDRSGLEQGIYDLELF; this is translated from the coding sequence ATGATCATTGGAATCATCATCCTAAGCGTGATTTATGTTATCTTATATCAAAATATCATCGGAGGATGCCTTCTGGCATCCTTATTTGTTTTGGTGTTATTTTCCTGGTGGAACGTGCGGAGGAAGACATCAAAGCTTAAGATTGAAGTGTCTCTTGACCGGAAAGCGGCTTCAAGGAAGGAAGAGATTCATTTAAAGGGAATCTTTGAAGGAATCCGGTGTCTGGATGCCGCAGAGTGCGAGGTGACTTACCAGGTGCGCTACTGGCTCATGGGCCGGAAAAAAGTCATAAAGGAGAGATTTGAGTATTCCGGGAAGGAGTCAGAGGGCTTTTTGATCCCGCTTAAATTTGACCACTGTGACGAGGTGCACATAACGGTAGCTAAAATAAAAATGCGGGATATGACGGGCCTGTTTTGGGCAGATAAATTTGTAAAAGTCAAAGCCGGGGTGCTTATCATGCCGGATGCGTATCCGCTGGGCCGGATGTCAGATCAGTCGGTGGAGGCAAAGACCATGGACCCGTATGAGTATGACGGCCTCAAGGAATACCGGCCCGGAGACAAAGGCTCCAGGATTCACTGGAAACTGCTCGCGGGAAAAAATCTGCTGATGGTGAAGGACACGGAGGAAGAAAGGGAAGAAAAGCTCTTAATTTTTCTAAGTCTTCCGGAGCGGGGAGAGGCATATGATGATTTTTTTGCTGTATTTTTCTCTGTCTCAAAGTTTTTTTTAGAGCAGGGAATGCCTCAGACAATTTACTGGGGGACAAAGGAATACTACCTGGAACGGTATCAGCAGTATGAAGAATTGTTTGGGGAGATGTTTGCCTCAGACTTCGACGGAAACTTTGAAAACAGGGAGTATGAGGGAATTCATATTTATATGAGAGAGACAGAGCCTGACCTGATTTATGTCGAAACAGAATCGGAGACGAATACAGTTGACAGGAGCGGGCTGGAACAGGGAATCTATGATCTGGAATTATTTTAA
- a CDS encoding AAA family ATPase, translating to MSNLATRAIEEIGKVIIGKDHIIRQVMTAILANGHILIEDIPGVGKTTLAIAFSKVLGLDYQRIQFTPDVMPADIAGFSVYKQGSESFEYQKGAAITNLLLADEINRTSPKTQSALLEAMEEGRITVDGVTRELPDPYVVIATQNPLGAVGTHSLPEAQLDRFMIRISMGYPDRESEVAMLKQERVNVAIDSLEEIIQVTDLILMKQQAERIYVHEDLYRYIVDLVCATRNHPDLSMGISPRGTISLLQMAKANAYLDDRDYMVPDDIKQIFYAASAHRVMKSKEARIKRRTVREILTSIAEEIPVPESR from the coding sequence ATGAGCAATTTGGCCACAAGAGCAATAGAAGAAATAGGAAAAGTGATCATCGGAAAAGATCATATCATAAGGCAGGTCATGACTGCGATCCTGGCCAACGGCCATATTCTGATCGAGGATATTCCGGGTGTGGGAAAGACTACGCTGGCGATTGCATTTTCTAAGGTTCTGGGTCTGGATTATCAGAGGATACAGTTTACGCCGGATGTGATGCCTGCGGATATTGCCGGGTTTTCTGTCTATAAGCAGGGCAGTGAATCCTTTGAATACCAAAAGGGGGCGGCCATCACCAACCTTCTCCTGGCAGATGAGATCAACCGGACTTCGCCCAAGACCCAGTCGGCTCTCCTTGAAGCCATGGAGGAAGGAAGAATCACCGTAGATGGGGTGACGAGAGAACTTCCCGATCCATATGTGGTCATTGCCACACAAAACCCTCTGGGAGCGGTGGGGACCCATTCACTCCCGGAGGCCCAGCTTGACCGGTTTATGATCCGGATTTCCATGGGATACCCGGACCGGGAGAGTGAGGTGGCGATGCTCAAACAGGAGAGAGTCAATGTTGCCATCGATTCTCTGGAAGAGATCATACAGGTGACGGATCTCATACTGATGAAACAGCAGGCGGAGCGGATATATGTCCACGAGGATCTGTACCGGTATATTGTCGATCTTGTATGTGCCACCAGAAATCATCCGGATCTTAGCATGGGGATCAGTCCCAGAGGAACTATCTCTCTTCTTCAGATGGCCAAGGCAAATGCATATCTCGATGACAGAGATTATATGGTACCGGATGATATTAAGCAGATTTTCTATGCCGCATCCGCCCACCGTGTCATGAAAAGCAAAGAGGCGAGGATCAAACGCAGGACGGTCAGGGAGATTCTTACGTCCATAGCCGAAGAGATCCCTGTCCCAGAGAGCAGATAA
- a CDS encoding Na+/H+ antiporter NhaC family protein: protein MVGTIWALIPPVIAIGLALITKEVYLSLMVGIASGALMFEHFQPVEAMNTIFEIMTGKIGSNCDILIFLVMLGILVALITKSGASRAYGKWALKAIKSKRQAMFATSLLGTVIFVDDYFNCLTVGTVMKPITDKYKITRAKLAYVIDATAAPICIIAPISSWAAAVGSSLPSGSNIDGFSLFVKAIPFNYYALLTLVFLIFLMILNADFSKMKRYEEEKGNETHDQKHEADVPVVGKGQVKDLILPILFLIASCIGFMLYTGGFFEGKDIITALSECSSGRSLVLGSFSTLIFTFLLYIPRKVVAFVDFCGSFSQGFKSMTSAIMILCLAWTLSGICGEEYLRIGQFVSGIISGNTSAAAVLPALFFLAALGLSFATGTSWGTFGILIPISVAVVGNDISALTLLVGSVLSGAVCGDHISPISDTTILASAGAGCRHIDHVATQMPYALIVAVCAVVGYLTAGALNNGFLGLAVAAGALAVAMASIVWNLKKKA from the coding sequence ATGGTCGGAACTATTTGGGCGCTGATACCGCCTGTCATTGCCATTGGACTGGCATTGATCACAAAAGAAGTTTACCTTTCCCTGATGGTGGGGATCGCCTCCGGGGCTTTGATGTTTGAACATTTTCAGCCTGTGGAAGCGATGAATACCATATTTGAAATCATGACCGGAAAGATCGGGAGCAACTGTGATATCCTGATCTTTCTCGTGATGCTCGGTATCCTGGTGGCCCTGATTACAAAATCAGGTGCCTCCAGGGCATACGGAAAATGGGCGCTGAAGGCAATCAAATCAAAGAGACAGGCTATGTTTGCAACCTCTCTTCTGGGGACGGTTATTTTTGTGGACGATTACTTTAACTGTCTGACAGTGGGAACCGTCATGAAGCCTATCACAGACAAATATAAGATCACCAGGGCAAAGCTTGCCTATGTGATCGATGCCACCGCGGCTCCTATCTGTATTATCGCACCGATTTCCAGCTGGGCCGCTGCGGTGGGATCTTCCCTGCCTTCGGGCAGCAATATCGACGGATTTTCCCTGTTCGTAAAGGCAATTCCGTTTAATTACTATGCACTGCTGACACTTGTATTCCTTATATTTTTAATGATCCTGAATGCTGATTTTTCTAAGATGAAGCGGTATGAGGAGGAGAAAGGGAATGAGACACACGATCAAAAGCATGAGGCAGATGTTCCGGTCGTCGGAAAAGGACAGGTAAAGGACCTGATCCTTCCGATTCTGTTTCTGATTGCTTCCTGTATTGGATTTATGCTTTATACCGGAGGATTTTTTGAGGGAAAAGATATTATAACGGCATTGTCCGAATGCAGCAGCGGAAGAAGTCTTGTATTGGGGTCCTTTTCAACGCTGATCTTTACATTTCTTCTGTATATTCCGAGGAAGGTCGTGGCCTTCGTGGATTTCTGCGGGAGTTTCAGCCAGGGATTTAAGTCGATGACATCGGCCATCATGATTCTTTGCCTGGCATGGACTCTTTCCGGCATATGCGGAGAAGAGTATTTAAGGATCGGACAGTTTGTCAGCGGGATTATCAGCGGAAATACATCCGCAGCGGCTGTGCTTCCGGCCCTGTTTTTCCTGGCTGCTCTGGGCCTGTCCTTTGCCACGGGAACTTCCTGGGGAACATTTGGAATTCTGATTCCTATCTCCGTAGCTGTCGTGGGGAATGATATTTCTGCGCTGACGCTGCTGGTGGGGTCTGTTTTGTCCGGAGCCGTATGCGGAGACCACATTTCTCCGATCTCCGATACAACGATTCTGGCCTCTGCGGGAGCCGGATGCCGCCATATTGACCATGTTGCAACACAAATGCCTTATGCGCTTATTGTGGCAGTCTGCGCTGTAGTCGGATACCTGACGGCGGGAGCGTTGAATAACGGATTTTTAGGCCTGGCGGTTGCGGCCGGAGCCCTGGCTGTGGCCATGGCTTCCATCGTGTGGAATCTAAAAAAGAAGGCTTAG
- a CDS encoding hydratase yields MINLYEKGAYLVNGTELVDEDNTEKLAQLTGSALSKEEARQNTIAYGILSDHNTSGNMDKLMIKFDTLTSHDITFVGIIQTARASGIEKFSVPYVLTNCHNSLCAVGGTINEDDHMFGLTAAKRYGGMYVPPHQAVIHQFAREMLAGGGKMILGSDSHTRYGALGTMAMGEGGPELVKQLLNRTYDINMPSVVGVYLTGKPEKGVGPQDVALAIIGAVFECGYVNNKVMEFVGPGVANLSADFRIGIDVMTTETTCLSSIWKTDDTIKEFYEIHGREKDYKELNPGAVAYYDGMVEVDLSKIKPMIAMPFHPSNTYTIEEVNANLKDVLAEVEKRALVSLDGAVDYSLQDKIKDGKLYVDQGIIAGCAGGGYENICEAANILKGASIGSDEFTLSVYPASTPVFMELVKNGAVADLMATGAVVKTAFCGPCFGAGDTPANNAFSIRHSTRNFPNREGSKLQSGQIASVALMDARSIAATAANKGYLTPATDIDTDFSVPKYFFDKTIYENRVFDSKGVADPSVEVQFGPNIKDWPEMSALPENLVLKVVSEIHDPVTTTDELIPSGETSSYRSNPLGLAEFTLSRKDPAYVGLAKEIQKAQKAIEAGNCPLDAVEELKSVMEAVHTKYPEAGEGNIGVGSTIFAVKPGDGSAREQAASCQKVLGGWANIANGYATKRYRSNLINWGMLPLTIEEGELPFKNKDFLFLPGIRKAVENKDSRIRAFVVEDGGLREFALTLGELTDDEREIILKGCLINYYKEEN; encoded by the coding sequence ATGATTAATTTGTATGAAAAAGGTGCTTATTTAGTGAACGGCACCGAATTGGTAGATGAAGATAACACAGAAAAATTAGCACAGCTTACAGGGTCTGCACTGTCAAAAGAAGAAGCCAGACAGAATACCATTGCATATGGAATCCTCAGCGATCACAATACATCCGGAAACATGGACAAGCTGATGATTAAATTTGATACATTGACTTCCCACGATATTACATTTGTAGGGATCATACAGACGGCGAGAGCGTCAGGGATCGAGAAATTCTCGGTTCCTTATGTGCTCACTAACTGCCATAACAGCCTCTGTGCCGTGGGCGGGACGATCAACGAAGATGACCACATGTTTGGGCTGACTGCAGCAAAGCGCTACGGCGGCATGTATGTGCCTCCTCATCAGGCTGTCATCCACCAGTTTGCCAGGGAGATGCTGGCCGGAGGCGGGAAAATGATTCTCGGGTCCGACAGCCATACCCGCTACGGAGCACTGGGAACAATGGCCATGGGCGAGGGAGGACCGGAGCTGGTAAAACAGCTTCTGAACCGTACTTATGACATTAATATGCCTTCCGTGGTAGGTGTTTACCTCACCGGGAAACCTGAAAAAGGGGTAGGCCCTCAGGACGTGGCTCTGGCCATTATCGGAGCCGTGTTTGAATGCGGATATGTTAACAATAAGGTGATGGAGTTTGTAGGACCGGGTGTGGCAAACCTGTCTGCCGATTTCCGGATCGGCATCGACGTTATGACCACAGAGACTACCTGTCTTTCTTCTATATGGAAGACCGATGACACGATCAAAGAATTTTACGAGATACACGGAAGAGAAAAAGATTACAAAGAATTAAATCCGGGAGCAGTCGCATACTACGACGGAATGGTGGAAGTGGATCTGTCAAAGATCAAGCCGATGATCGCCATGCCGTTCCACCCGAGCAACACCTATACAATAGAAGAAGTCAATGCAAATCTTAAGGATGTCCTGGCAGAAGTTGAAAAACGTGCTTTGGTCAGCCTTGACGGAGCCGTAGACTACTCTCTTCAGGATAAGATCAAAGACGGAAAGCTGTATGTGGATCAGGGGATCATCGCTGGATGTGCAGGAGGCGGATATGAGAATATCTGTGAGGCAGCCAATATCTTAAAGGGTGCCAGCATCGGCTCCGATGAATTCACCCTGAGCGTTTACCCGGCAAGTACGCCTGTATTCATGGAACTTGTAAAGAACGGGGCAGTGGCAGACCTGATGGCTACAGGCGCAGTTGTGAAGACGGCCTTCTGCGGACCGTGTTTTGGAGCAGGGGATACACCGGCCAACAATGCGTTCAGTATCCGCCACTCTACAAGAAACTTCCCGAACAGAGAAGGCTCCAAGCTGCAGAGCGGACAGATCGCATCAGTTGCACTGATGGATGCAAGATCGATCGCAGCCACTGCGGCAAACAAAGGTTACCTGACTCCGGCGACAGACATTGATACAGACTTCAGCGTGCCGAAGTATTTCTTTGACAAGACGATCTACGAAAACCGTGTCTTTGACAGCAAAGGTGTGGCAGATCCTTCCGTGGAAGTACAGTTCGGGCCGAACATCAAGGACTGGCCGGAGATGTCTGCACTTCCGGAGAATCTGGTATTGAAGGTCGTGTCTGAGATCCATGACCCAGTGACAACCACGGATGAACTGATCCCGTCAGGGGAGACTTCTTCTTACCGCTCTAATCCACTCGGACTCGCAGAGTTTACACTGTCCAGGAAAGATCCGGCCTATGTGGGACTCGCAAAGGAGATCCAGAAAGCACAGAAAGCCATAGAGGCGGGGAACTGTCCTCTGGATGCCGTGGAAGAATTAAAATCTGTGATGGAAGCGGTTCATACGAAGTATCCGGAAGCCGGCGAAGGAAATATCGGCGTCGGAAGCACGATATTTGCAGTGAAGCCCGGTGACGGCTCTGCCAGAGAACAGGCGGCTTCCTGCCAGAAAGTCCTGGGAGGATGGGCGAATATCGCCAACGGATATGCAACAAAGCGCTACCGTTCCAATCTGATCAACTGGGGCATGTTGCCGCTTACGATCGAAGAAGGAGAACTTCCGTTTAAGAATAAAGACTTCTTATTCCTGCCTGGTATCAGAAAGGCAGTAGAGAACAAAGACAGCAGGATCAGGGCTTTTGTTGTGGAAGACGGAGGACTCAGGGAGTTTGCTCTGACTCTGGGGGAACTCACCGATGACGAAAGAGAGATCATCCTGAAGGGATGCCTGATCAATTACTATAAAGAGGAGAACTGA
- a CDS encoding ECF transporter S component produces MNQTKKLVYTALFTALCCVGTMVIQIPTPATHGYIHLGDAFVILSGVILGKKYGSLAAGIGSAFADIFSGYAYYAPTTFIVKFLVALTAATLYKILTNHGVKELIAMIPCGLADIFFVVTGYFIHSYITEGVGPALLSVPSNAVQGCSGLVVAAILLPILTAVPDIKRAKLCMNHE; encoded by the coding sequence ATGAATCAAACAAAAAAACTTGTATATACTGCTCTGTTTACCGCACTCTGCTGCGTGGGAACCATGGTTATCCAGATTCCCACCCCTGCCACTCACGGATATATCCATCTGGGGGACGCCTTCGTTATTTTGAGCGGTGTGATCTTAGGGAAAAAGTACGGTTCCCTGGCCGCCGGTATCGGCTCCGCCTTTGCCGACATTTTCTCCGGCTATGCTTACTATGCTCCCACGACTTTTATTGTCAAATTCCTAGTAGCATTGACTGCAGCAACCCTTTACAAAATATTGACAAACCACGGAGTTAAAGAACTCATTGCCATGATTCCCTGCGGGCTGGCAGATATCTTTTTTGTGGTAACCGGCTATTTTATTCATTCTTATATCACTGAGGGCGTGGGACCGGCACTTTTAAGCGTTCCTTCCAATGCGGTACAGGGATGCTCCGGCCTGGTCGTCGCAGCGATCCTGCTTCCTATTTTAACTGCGGTTCCTGATATCAAACGCGCAAAATTGTGCATGAATCACGAGTAG
- the thiD gene encoding bifunctional hydroxymethylpyrimidine kinase/phosphomethylpyrimidine kinase, protein MKTVLTIAGSDCSGGAGIQADLKTMAAHGVYGMSAIAALTAQNTTGVAGIYHVSRDFLEQQLDCIFTDIYPDAVKIGMVSEKELIEGIAGKLKQYGAKNIVLDPVMVSTSGSRLLSGDAIGTLKEVLFPLADIITPNVPEAEVLSGVSIRTKEDMEEAASKIGEYFDGYILMKGGHSVEDANDYLFYHGKKKMFRGTRVENENTHGTGCTLSSAIASNLAMGCDMETSIQNGKEYITGALLDGLDLGKGSGPLNHMYRLK, encoded by the coding sequence ATGAAGACAGTATTGACCATTGCGGGATCTGACTGCAGCGGCGGGGCAGGGATTCAGGCTGATCTAAAAACCATGGCCGCCCACGGTGTGTACGGCATGTCGGCCATTGCGGCGCTGACGGCACAAAACACCACAGGGGTTGCGGGAATCTATCATGTATCCAGAGATTTTCTGGAACAGCAGCTGGACTGTATTTTTACGGACATTTATCCGGATGCGGTGAAGATCGGTATGGTTTCGGAAAAAGAACTAATCGAGGGAATTGCCGGAAAACTGAAACAGTATGGTGCAAAAAATATTGTCCTGGACCCGGTTATGGTGTCTACCAGCGGCAGCAGGCTGTTAAGCGGGGATGCCATCGGGACCTTAAAGGAGGTGCTGTTTCCGCTGGCTGATATCATTACGCCCAATGTGCCGGAAGCGGAAGTGCTCTCTGGAGTCAGTATAAGGACAAAAGAGGATATGGAAGAAGCCGCGTCAAAGATCGGAGAATATTTTGACGGATATATCCTGATGAAAGGCGGACACTCGGTGGAAGATGCAAACGATTATCTTTTTTATCACGGAAAGAAAAAGATGTTCCGCGGCACGAGGGTGGAAAATGAAAATACCCATGGGACAGGCTGTACGCTCTCATCTGCTATTGCTTCCAATCTGGCAATGGGATGTGATATGGAGACGAGCATTCAGAATGGAAAAGAGTATATTACCGGCGCACTGCTTGACGGGCTGGACCTGGGAAAAGGCAGCGGTCCTTTGAATCATATGTATCGGTTGAAATAG
- the thiE gene encoding thiamine phosphate synthase, whose product MTLYAVTDSAWTGGQTLMEQVKDALDGGITFLQLREKDLEYDAFLQEAIEMAKLSRKYGVPFVINDEVEIALKCGADGVHVGQEDMACRNARDILGPDKIIGVSVHNVKEALKAQADGADYLGLGAVKATPTKTDARVVEFEEIKKVCDAVNIPVVAIGGIKKDNMMELKGSHVDGIAVVSAIFGAENIRKETEELRKKAEELRIR is encoded by the coding sequence ATGACCCTCTATGCGGTGACAGATTCCGCATGGACAGGCGGGCAGACATTGATGGAACAGGTGAAAGATGCACTGGACGGAGGTATAACATTCCTCCAGCTCAGGGAGAAGGATTTGGAGTATGATGCGTTCTTACAGGAAGCAATAGAGATGGCAAAGCTGTCCAGGAAGTACGGGGTGCCGTTTGTTATCAATGACGAGGTGGAGATTGCCCTTAAATGCGGAGCAGACGGTGTTCATGTGGGGCAGGAGGATATGGCATGCCGGAATGCCAGAGATATTCTGGGGCCGGATAAGATCATAGGAGTATCGGTCCACAATGTAAAAGAGGCATTAAAGGCACAGGCCGACGGAGCAGATTATCTGGGCCTTGGAGCCGTGAAAGCCACGCCCACAAAGACCGATGCCAGGGTGGTGGAGTTCGAAGAGATAAAAAAGGTATGCGATGCAGTGAACATACCGGTCGTAGCCATCGGAGGGATCAAAAAGGATAACATGATGGAACTGAAAGGCAGCCATGTGGACGGGATCGCAGTGGTCTCTGCCATTTTCGGAGCCGAGAACATTAGAAAAGAGACGGAAGAATTGCGAAAGAAAGCAGAGGAGTTGAGAATACGATGA
- the thiM gene encoding hydroxyethylthiazole kinase, with translation MFMFKDILHNVQKHPSLVHCMTNYVTVNDVANIVLASGGSPIMADDKGEVEEITSICTSLVINIGTLNARTVEAMVLAGKKANELGHPVILDPVGAGASSMRTETVKRLLREVRFSVIRGNISEIKTVFEGSGATLGVDASEADAVTEENLWKAADMAKCLSAQTGAVIVITGAIDIVADEHKVFVLRNGNPMMAKITGTGCMLDGVVAGFVGSNQDRVLEAAAAAVCAMGYCGEKARTKCEGTSSLRMHLIDAMSSLTAEELERGAKVESRI, from the coding sequence ATGTTTATGTTTAAAGACATATTACATAATGTACAAAAGCATCCGTCTCTTGTCCATTGTATGACAAACTATGTGACGGTCAATGATGTGGCCAATATTGTGCTGGCATCCGGCGGTTCGCCGATCATGGCGGATGACAAGGGTGAGGTGGAGGAGATCACGAGTATCTGTACCTCACTTGTGATCAATATCGGGACGCTGAACGCGAGGACCGTTGAGGCGATGGTGCTGGCAGGGAAGAAAGCCAATGAGCTGGGTCATCCGGTGATCCTTGATCCGGTGGGAGCAGGCGCATCCTCTATGAGAACGGAGACTGTTAAGAGACTGTTAAGAGAGGTTCGCTTCAGCGTGATCCGGGGAAATATTTCCGAGATCAAGACGGTATTTGAAGGCAGCGGTGCTACGCTTGGTGTGGACGCCAGCGAAGCAGATGCCGTGACGGAAGAAAACCTTTGGAAAGCAGCGGATATGGCAAAGTGTCTGTCTGCACAGACCGGTGCAGTCATTGTGATCACAGGAGCCATTGACATAGTAGCCGACGAGCACAAGGTTTTTGTTTTAAGAAACGGCAATCCGATGATGGCAAAGATCACCGGAACCGGATGTATGCTTGACGGAGTCGTCGCCGGATTTGTGGGGTCCAATCAGGACAGGGTTCTGGAAGCAGCAGCGGCAGCAGTGTGTGCCATGGGATACTGCGGGGAGAAGGCCAGGACAAAATGCGAAGGAACTTCTTCTCTGAGGATGCATCTGATCGACGCCATGAGCAGCCTGACGGCAGAGGAATTAGAAAGGGGTGCAAAGGTTGAGAGTAGAATCTGA